The following proteins are encoded in a genomic region of Devosia lucknowensis:
- the cysS gene encoding cysteine--tRNA ligase: MTTAQPHLSFYNTLTRSKAAFEPMDAANVRLYACGPTVYDFAHIGNGRAAIVFDLLFRVLRHVYGESHVTYVRNITDVDDKINARALRDHPDLPLNEAIRKVTETTAAQYQKDVSALGCLEPSVQPRATDNIDGMQRLIERLLANGHAYAAGGEVLFATDSMADYGQLSGRNLEDNLAGARVAVDSHKRNPADFVLWKQSSDDEPGWDSPWGRGRPGWHIECSAMSERYLGETFDIHGGGLDLIFPHHENEIAQSRCAHGSHAMANVWMHNGFLQVEGQKMSKSLGNFFTIHQLLETEDFGGRKWPGEVLRLAMLMTHYREPIDFTVKRLEEAHSIWNTLVTAAIPYDTGVPDDELIACLSDDLNSVAAIKRLQTLRNASVHEAEPFAGQKLRFGLDLLGFKYRNAAQWLEENGVGATETAQTEQQVAARLAALNAKDFARADEIRSELASKGIVLMDYKDESGQRATKWEVKR; encoded by the coding sequence ATGACGACGGCACAGCCGCATCTATCGTTCTACAACACGCTGACCCGCTCCAAGGCGGCCTTCGAGCCCATGGATGCGGCTAATGTGCGTCTCTATGCCTGCGGCCCGACGGTCTACGATTTTGCCCATATCGGCAACGGCCGCGCCGCCATCGTTTTCGATCTGCTGTTCCGCGTCCTGCGCCATGTCTACGGCGAGAGCCACGTCACCTATGTGCGCAACATCACCGACGTCGACGACAAGATCAACGCCCGCGCCCTGCGCGATCATCCCGATCTGCCGCTCAACGAGGCCATCCGCAAGGTCACCGAAACCACGGCTGCGCAGTACCAGAAGGACGTGAGCGCGCTCGGCTGCCTCGAGCCCTCGGTCCAGCCGCGCGCCACCGACAATATCGATGGCATGCAGCGCCTGATCGAGCGTCTCCTGGCCAATGGTCATGCCTATGCAGCTGGTGGCGAAGTGCTGTTCGCCACGGATTCCATGGCCGATTATGGCCAGCTTTCAGGCCGTAATCTCGAGGATAATCTTGCGGGCGCCCGCGTCGCGGTGGACAGCCACAAGCGCAATCCGGCCGATTTCGTGCTCTGGAAGCAATCGAGCGACGACGAACCGGGCTGGGACAGCCCCTGGGGCCGCGGTCGGCCGGGCTGGCATATCGAATGCTCGGCCATGTCCGAGCGCTATCTGGGCGAAACCTTCGACATTCACGGCGGCGGTCTCGACCTGATCTTCCCGCACCACGAAAACGAGATTGCCCAGTCCCGCTGCGCCCACGGCTCGCACGCCATGGCCAATGTGTGGATGCACAACGGCTTCCTGCAGGTGGAAGGCCAGAAGATGTCCAAGTCCCTGGGCAACTTCTTCACTATCCACCAATTGCTCGAAACCGAGGATTTCGGCGGCCGCAAATGGCCCGGCGAAGTCCTGCGCCTGGCCATGCTGATGACGCATTATCGCGAGCCGATCGATTTTACGGTGAAGCGGCTGGAGGAGGCGCACTCGATTTGGAATACGCTGGTGACCGCCGCTATCCCCTATGACACTGGCGTGCCGGACGACGAGCTGATCGCCTGCCTGTCCGACGACCTCAACTCGGTCGCCGCAATCAAGCGCCTGCAGACGCTCCGCAACGCCAGCGTGCACGAAGCCGAACCATTCGCCGGCCAAAAACTGCGTTTCGGCCTAGATCTGCTGGGTTTCAAGTACCGCAACGCTGCCCAGTGGCTCGAGGAAAACGGCGTCGGCGCCACCGAGACGGCCCAAACCGAACAACAAGTCGCCGCCCGCCTCGCCGCGCTCAACGCAAAGGACTTCGCCCGGGCCGACGAAATCCGCAGCGAACTCGCCTCTAAGGGCATCGTGCTGATGGACTATAAGGACGAGTCCGGCCAGCGCGCAACTAAGTGGGAGGTGAAGCGGTGA
- a CDS encoding NAD+ synthase, with protein MTDQLRIALAQLNPKVGDLPGNLALARKALADAKAAGADILMFSELFLTGYFPDDLLFKDQFLTDAIAAARAMVAETRGAGVAVILPTIWLDGGRLHNAVLVGEDGEITAIRYKRELPNSDVFYEKRYFEPGPLALPVTIKGVSVGIPICEDIWHPSVCEHLAMRGAEIMLCPNGSPYWTDKQHIRKELVRARVAEDGVPMLYLNQVGGQDELVFDGASFAIEPGDKLVLQGKSFETDFIVSDWVRADGRWTCANGRVEDLTSVEEAPWRACVLGLRDYVLKNGFSHVVLGLSGGIDSAVVAAMAADAFGPDKVHAIMLPYRYTSEASLRDAKDCADRMGLRYDVVAIGDPVDGALAGLKPIFGDRPLDTAEENIQSRMRGTILMAVSNKLGSMLLTTGNKSEMGVGYATIYGDMNGGYNPLKDMFKMDVYALASWRNAHLPGDCLGRAGEVIPQSIIDKAPSAELRPDQTDQDSLPPYPVLDDILTCIVEDEMALGDIVARGHDAALVKRIERLLNIAEYKRRQSAPGPKLTPRAFGQGRKYPITNGYKDLTVG; from the coding sequence GTGACCGACCAGCTCCGTATCGCGCTCGCCCAGCTCAATCCCAAGGTCGGAGATCTTCCCGGCAATCTGGCGCTCGCTCGCAAGGCACTTGCCGATGCCAAAGCGGCCGGGGCCGACATCCTGATGTTTTCCGAGTTGTTCCTGACCGGTTATTTCCCGGATGACCTGCTGTTCAAGGACCAGTTCCTGACCGATGCGATAGCGGCTGCGCGCGCCATGGTCGCCGAGACCAGGGGGGCGGGCGTCGCGGTTATCCTCCCCACCATCTGGCTCGATGGGGGGCGTCTCCATAATGCTGTGCTGGTCGGCGAGGATGGGGAAATCACCGCCATCCGCTACAAGCGCGAACTGCCCAACTCCGACGTTTTCTACGAGAAACGCTATTTCGAACCGGGGCCGCTGGCGCTGCCGGTGACGATCAAGGGCGTATCCGTCGGCATCCCGATCTGCGAGGACATCTGGCACCCTTCGGTTTGCGAACATCTGGCCATGCGCGGCGCTGAAATCATGCTCTGCCCCAATGGGTCGCCCTATTGGACCGACAAGCAGCATATCCGCAAGGAACTGGTACGTGCCCGCGTCGCCGAAGACGGCGTGCCCATGCTCTATCTCAATCAGGTCGGGGGCCAGGACGAACTGGTATTCGACGGCGCGTCCTTCGCCATCGAGCCGGGCGACAAGCTCGTGCTTCAGGGCAAGTCCTTCGAAACCGACTTCATCGTCTCCGACTGGGTGCGCGCCGATGGTCGATGGACATGCGCGAATGGCCGCGTGGAAGACCTGACCTCAGTCGAGGAGGCCCCGTGGCGCGCCTGCGTGCTTGGCCTGCGCGACTATGTTCTCAAGAACGGCTTCAGCCATGTCGTCCTCGGTCTCTCAGGCGGCATCGACAGCGCCGTGGTCGCGGCGATGGCGGCGGATGCCTTCGGTCCCGACAAGGTCCACGCCATCATGCTGCCCTATCGCTACACGTCCGAGGCCAGCCTTCGCGACGCCAAGGACTGCGCCGATCGCATGGGCCTGCGCTACGATGTGGTCGCTATAGGCGATCCGGTGGATGGGGCGCTGGCAGGGCTCAAGCCGATCTTTGGCGATCGCCCGCTCGACACCGCCGAGGAAAACATCCAGTCCCGCATGCGCGGCACGATCCTGATGGCCGTTTCCAACAAACTCGGCTCCATGTTGCTCACCACGGGCAACAAGAGCGAGATGGGCGTTGGTTACGCCACCATCTACGGCGACATGAACGGCGGCTACAATCCGCTCAAGGACATGTTCAAGATGGACGTCTATGCCCTGGCGTCATGGCGCAACGCGCATCTGCCGGGAGATTGCCTCGGCCGGGCAGGGGAGGTCATTCCCCAGTCCATTATCGACAAGGCGCCGAGCGCGGAATTGCGGCCAGATCAGACCGATCAGGACAGCCTCCCGCCCTATCCGGTGCTCGACGATATCCTGACCTGCATCGTGGAAGATGAAATGGCGCTGGGCGACATCGTGGCGCGTGGCCATGACGCCGCGCTGGTCAAGCGCATAGAGCGGCTGCTCAATATCGCCGAGTACAAGCGCCGCCAGTCCGCCCCGGGCCCCAAACTGACCCCGCGCGCCTTCGGGCAGGGCCGCAAATATCCCATCACCAATGGCTACAAGGACCTGACCGTCGGATGA
- a CDS encoding response regulator gives MTYRVLIVEDEYIVATEIEDLVSDMGHEPVGIAGDQRSALALASQCDIALVDLNLRDGPTGQTIGRILAQTHGVTVVFITANPSQLGDGVPGTVGVLPKPATERDLRETVEFAVAKRIAADAQPPRRLRLFDWDGGGQTFA, from the coding sequence ATGACCTATCGTGTGCTCATTGTGGAAGACGAATACATCGTCGCCACGGAGATCGAAGATTTAGTTTCCGACATGGGGCATGAACCCGTGGGCATTGCTGGGGACCAACGCTCGGCGCTTGCTCTGGCCAGCCAATGCGATATCGCCTTGGTCGATCTGAATCTGCGCGATGGCCCGACCGGGCAGACAATCGGCAGGATCCTGGCCCAGACCCACGGCGTCACCGTGGTGTTCATCACCGCCAACCCTTCGCAGTTGGGCGATGGTGTGCCGGGCACGGTCGGCGTGTTGCCGAAGCCGGCAACCGAGCGCGACCTGCGCGAAACCGTCGAATTCGCAGTTGCCAAGCGCATCGCTGCCGATGCGCAACCGCCGCGCCGCCTCAGACTTTTCGATTGGGATGGCGGCGGCCAGACCTTTGCCTGA
- a CDS encoding DUF2865 domain-containing protein — translation MTLTMNRLRPILLLLLAMTVSVLDVHVAHAQAAQCAQLQGALAQFDNNREFRQVGNNSNAARQLQRQVQQAESRYIREGCNDDARAGRQLSRSCQLIARDVLDLRDQFAQVSQTVETANAVAQQREAILQEMARFGCNAGSSATFTQDRQNVFDRVFGTTTEGDFTDGDFVDGGDYWGYQGYNTVRTVCVRLSDGYFWPISYATLPDYIGNDAATCQQMCPNTAVDLYYYANPGEEPEQMRNMNGTPYTALSSAFAYRNAFDKNATCKATPVSAGSVALVASPDGSGRTTLDINGLKVPMPIRDPRGVVPVQAAAVEQVTTVALADVPLPRPRPAGPGEVARRPEAPPAQDLRIVQIGERTVRVVGPDTPYAQAGQAGT, via the coding sequence GTGACTCTGACGATGAACCGGCTGCGGCCCATTCTGCTCCTGCTCCTGGCGATGACCGTTTCGGTGCTGGATGTGCACGTGGCCCATGCCCAGGCGGCACAGTGTGCGCAACTGCAGGGGGCGCTGGCGCAGTTCGACAACAATCGCGAATTCCGTCAGGTCGGCAACAATTCCAATGCGGCGCGCCAGTTGCAGCGCCAGGTGCAGCAGGCCGAAAGCCGCTATATCCGCGAAGGCTGCAACGACGATGCCCGCGCCGGCCGCCAGCTCAGCCGCTCCTGCCAGTTGATTGCGCGCGACGTTCTCGACCTCCGCGATCAGTTTGCCCAGGTCAGCCAGACCGTCGAGACCGCCAATGCCGTCGCCCAGCAGCGCGAGGCGATCCTGCAGGAAATGGCCCGGTTTGGCTGCAATGCCGGCTCGAGCGCAACCTTCACCCAGGACCGCCAGAATGTCTTCGATCGCGTGTTCGGCACGACCACGGAAGGCGACTTCACTGATGGCGATTTTGTCGACGGCGGCGACTACTGGGGCTATCAGGGCTACAACACCGTCCGCACCGTCTGCGTGCGCCTCAGCGATGGGTATTTCTGGCCGATCAGCTACGCGACGCTACCGGACTATATCGGCAACGACGCCGCCACGTGCCAGCAGATGTGTCCGAACACGGCGGTTGATCTCTACTATTACGCCAATCCGGGCGAAGAGCCCGAGCAGATGCGCAACATGAACGGCACGCCCTATACGGCCCTTTCGAGCGCCTTCGCCTATCGCAACGCCTTTGACAAGAATGCGACGTGCAAGGCCACCCCGGTGAGCGCCGGTTCGGTGGCTCTGGTCGCCAGCCCGGATGGCAGCGGACGCACGACGCTCGACATCAACGGGCTCAAGGTGCCGATGCCGATCCGCGATCCGCGCGGCGTCGTTCCGGTTCAGGCGGCAGCGGTGGAACAGGTGACGACCGTGGCGCTGGCGGACGTGCCCTTGCCGCGTCCGCGCCCGGCAGGTCCGGGCGAAGTCGCGCGGCGGCCCGAGGCGCCGCCGGCGCAGGACCTGCGGATCGTTCAGATCGGCGAGCGTACCGTCAGGGTAGTCGGTCCAGACACGCCGTACGCCCAAGCAGGACAAGCAGGGACCTGA
- the gltX gene encoding glutamate--tRNA ligase, whose translation MSVTVRWAPSPTGRIHLGNARPALLNWFFARRHGGRYVLRMDDTDLARSTRESADGIEADLAWFGIAPDLLVRQSERTALYDAARDRLIASGRLYPCYETEEELDRKRARARLLGKPPIYDRAALDLSAEDRARLEAEGRVPHWRFRLDGRPVHFDDLIKGPQTVNTASMSDPVLIRADGSYLYTLPSVVDDIDLGITHVIRGEDHVSNTGTQIEIFEALGGNVPIFGHHNLLTDAQGQGFSKRLGSQSISDFRAEGYEPLAIAIVATLTGTGMPVEPYADLDAIAEKLDFSMISHGSARFDPVELDTLNARLLHAMPYAEAAPRLSALGLEGEAMWLLLRENLAKFSDIAEWSKLLTGPVEPVVSDEDRDFLALAKALLPLEPWDETTWSQWTDILKNTTGRKGKALFLPLRMALTGRHDGPELRSLLVLLGRTACLDRLP comes from the coding sequence ATGAGCGTAACCGTTCGCTGGGCGCCGTCCCCCACCGGCCGCATTCACCTTGGCAATGCGCGACCGGCATTGCTCAACTGGTTCTTCGCCCGCCGTCACGGCGGCCGCTACGTGCTGCGCATGGACGACACCGACCTCGCGCGATCGACCCGCGAATCCGCCGACGGCATCGAGGCGGACCTCGCCTGGTTCGGCATCGCGCCCGACCTGCTCGTGCGCCAGTCCGAGCGGACGGCGCTCTATGACGCTGCGCGTGACCGGCTGATCGCATCGGGCCGGCTCTATCCCTGCTACGAAACCGAGGAAGAGCTTGATCGCAAGCGCGCCCGTGCCCGCCTGCTGGGCAAGCCACCGATCTACGATCGTGCGGCCCTGGACCTGAGCGCAGAAGATCGCGCCCGGCTCGAAGCCGAAGGACGGGTACCGCATTGGCGCTTCCGGCTGGACGGACGCCCGGTGCATTTCGACGACCTGATCAAGGGGCCGCAGACCGTCAACACCGCATCGATGTCCGATCCGGTCCTGATCCGCGCCGATGGCTCCTACCTCTACACGCTCCCATCGGTGGTCGACGATATCGATCTGGGCATCACCCATGTGATCCGCGGCGAGGACCACGTCTCCAATACCGGGACGCAGATCGAAATCTTCGAAGCGCTGGGCGGCAATGTGCCCATCTTCGGGCACCATAATCTTCTGACCGATGCGCAGGGGCAGGGTTTCTCCAAGCGGTTGGGCAGCCAGTCCATCAGTGACTTCCGCGCCGAGGGATATGAGCCGCTGGCCATCGCTATCGTCGCGACGCTGACGGGCACGGGCATGCCAGTCGAGCCCTATGCTGACCTCGACGCCATTGCCGAAAAGCTGGATTTTTCGATGATCTCGCATGGATCGGCGCGCTTCGATCCGGTCGAGCTCGATACGCTCAATGCGCGACTGCTGCATGCCATGCCCTATGCGGAAGCGGCGCCGCGTCTCTCCGCTCTCGGCCTCGAGGGCGAAGCCATGTGGCTGCTGCTGCGCGAAAACCTCGCGAAATTCTCCGATATCGCCGAATGGTCCAAGCTGCTGACCGGTCCTGTCGAGCCAGTGGTATCAGACGAGGATCGGGACTTCCTGGCCCTTGCCAAGGCCCTGCTGCCGCTCGAGCCCTGGGACGAAACCACGTGGAGCCAGTGGACCGACATTCTCAAGAACACGACCGGACGCAAGGGCAAGGCCCTGTTCCTGCCGTTGCGCATGGCCCTGACCGGGCGGCACGATGGCCCCGAGCTCAGGTCCCTGCTTGTCCTGCTTGGGCGTACGGCGTGTCTGGACCGACTACCCTGA
- a CDS encoding class II 3-deoxy-7-phosphoheptulonate synthase, which translates to MTTWTPSSWRDKPIRQVPAYPDPAALVEAERQLGTFPPLVFAGEARELKSRLAAVARGEAFLLQGGDCAESFAEHGADHIRDFFRVFLQMAVVLTHGAAKPVVKVGRVAGQFAKPRSADTEVIDGVELPSYRGDIINDIAFTEAARVPDPQRLLMAYRQSAATLNLLRAFSMGGYAELTRIHEWTMGFMKGSSWDARFEEVARRIDDAITFMSALGINPENTPALKQTSFYTSHEALLLGYEEALTRRDSITNNWYATSGHMLWIGDRTRNPDEAHVEYFAGINNPIGIKCGPSLANDDLLRLLDRLNPTDEAGRITLISRFGVDKVHEHLPRLIETVQKAGRTVVWCCDPMHGNTVKASTGFKTRPFDRVLGEVRNFFDVHRDMGTYAGGVHIEMTGDDVTECVGGVSAVTEATLSDRYNTYCDPRLNASQALELAFLVAEEVHAQKPPQQDRIAGE; encoded by the coding sequence ATGACCACCTGGACCCCCAGCTCCTGGCGTGACAAGCCGATCAGGCAGGTTCCGGCCTATCCCGATCCGGCGGCCCTTGTGGAGGCAGAGCGCCAGCTCGGCACGTTCCCGCCGCTGGTCTTCGCCGGCGAGGCGCGTGAACTGAAGTCACGCCTGGCGGCGGTCGCACGGGGCGAAGCCTTCCTGCTGCAAGGCGGCGACTGCGCCGAAAGCTTTGCCGAACATGGCGCGGACCATATCCGCGACTTCTTCCGCGTCTTCCTGCAGATGGCGGTGGTCCTGACCCATGGCGCCGCCAAGCCGGTGGTGAAGGTCGGCCGTGTTGCCGGGCAATTCGCCAAGCCGCGGTCTGCCGATACCGAAGTCATCGACGGCGTCGAGCTCCCGTCCTATCGCGGGGACATCATCAACGACATCGCCTTCACCGAGGCGGCGCGCGTACCCGATCCGCAGCGCCTGCTGATGGCCTATCGCCAGTCCGCGGCAACGTTGAACCTGCTGCGTGCCTTCTCCATGGGTGGTTATGCCGAACTCACCCGGATCCATGAATGGACCATGGGCTTCATGAAGGGCTCCAGCTGGGACGCCCGCTTCGAGGAAGTCGCGCGCCGGATCGATGACGCCATCACCTTCATGTCGGCCCTGGGCATCAATCCGGAAAACACGCCGGCCCTCAAGCAGACCAGCTTCTACACCAGCCACGAAGCGCTGCTGCTTGGATATGAGGAGGCGCTCACCCGCCGCGACTCCATCACCAACAACTGGTACGCCACCTCGGGGCACATGCTCTGGATCGGCGATCGCACGCGCAATCCTGACGAGGCGCATGTCGAATACTTCGCCGGCATCAACAACCCAATCGGCATCAAGTGTGGACCGAGCCTGGCCAATGACGACCTGTTGCGCCTGCTCGACCGCCTGAACCCGACGGATGAAGCCGGCCGCATCACCCTGATCTCGCGTTTCGGCGTCGACAAGGTGCACGAACATCTGCCGCGTCTCATCGAGACGGTCCAGAAGGCTGGCCGCACCGTCGTCTGGTGCTGTGACCCGATGCACGGCAATACCGTCAAGGCCTCGACCGGCTTCAAGACGCGCCCGTTCGACCGGGTGCTGGGCGAAGTGCGCAACTTCTTCGACGTGCATCGCGACATGGGCACCTATGCGGGCGGCGTGCATATCGAGATGACCGGCGACGACGTGACCGAGTGCGTTGGCGGCGTCTCCGCGGTGACCGAGGCCACGCTGTCGGATCGCTACAACACCTATTGCGACCCGCGCCTCAATGCCAGCCAGGCGCTGGAACTGGCCTTCCTCGTCGCCGAGGAAGTGCACGCGCAGAAGCCACCGCAGCAGGATCGCATAGCTGGAGAATAA
- a CDS encoding fumarylacetoacetate hydrolase family protein, with product MKLATLRTARPDGQLVVVSADLARCVSAGRVVPTLQAALDDWDRAAPALAELSAQLDAGAIAAQPFDPASAHAPLPRAYQWIDGAAYMSHLERVRSLKGSRDAELQSIRPLLYQGGSDSLSGPTASLVVPSDELAVDFEAEVGVIIGPVPMGAGRDTAARAIRLVTVLNDVSLRRLVAEDLQNGFGFFHAKPSTSFAPVAVTVDELGSAWSENRLHLPIRISVNGTLYGQPNAGIGMHFDFADLIVEAARTRNLAGGTIIGGGTVSNTHDQTLPIRADGIGFACIAEARTAEKAKYGRARTPFLKAGDKVRIGAVGRDGRSVFGDIDQTVTILSN from the coding sequence ATGAAACTCGCCACCCTGCGCACGGCCCGCCCGGATGGTCAGCTGGTCGTGGTTTCCGCCGACCTGGCGCGATGCGTTTCGGCCGGCCGGGTGGTGCCGACCCTGCAGGCCGCGCTCGACGATTGGGACCGTGCGGCGCCCGCTCTTGCCGAACTCTCCGCCCAACTCGATGCCGGCGCGATCGCCGCCCAGCCCTTCGATCCGGCCTCCGCCCATGCCCCCCTGCCGCGCGCCTATCAGTGGATCGACGGCGCCGCCTATATGAGCCATCTCGAGCGCGTTCGGTCCCTCAAGGGCAGTCGTGATGCGGAGCTGCAGTCGATCCGGCCGCTGCTCTATCAGGGCGGATCCGATTCGCTTTCCGGTCCCACCGCCTCGCTTGTCGTGCCTTCCGATGAGCTTGCCGTGGATTTCGAAGCCGAGGTCGGCGTCATCATTGGCCCGGTGCCGATGGGCGCGGGACGCGACACGGCGGCCCGAGCCATTCGTCTCGTCACCGTACTCAATGACGTGTCGCTGCGCCGGCTCGTTGCCGAGGACCTGCAGAACGGCTTCGGCTTTTTCCACGCCAAGCCCTCCACCAGTTTCGCGCCCGTTGCCGTGACGGTCGACGAACTGGGGTCCGCCTGGTCCGAAAATCGGCTGCACCTGCCCATCCGCATCAGCGTCAACGGCACGCTCTACGGGCAGCCCAATGCCGGCATCGGCATGCATTTCGACTTCGCCGACCTCATCGTCGAAGCAGCCCGCACCCGCAACCTGGCGGGCGGCACGATCATCGGGGGCGGCACCGTCTCCAACACTCACGACCAGACATTACCGATCAGGGCCGACGGCATCGGCTTTGCCTGCATCGCCGAGGCGCGAACGGCGGAAAAGGCGAAGTATGGCAGGGCCCGGACACCTTTCCTCAAGGCAGGTGACAAGGTCCGCATCGGGGCTGTCGGACGCGATGGCCGCTCGGTATTCGGCGACATCGACCAGACAGTCACGATTTTGTCCAACTGA
- a CDS encoding PAS domain-containing protein — MPRTLFPHAAPETRELLEQDPTLKLFNAFDWSSNPLGPIPDWPESLKGAVRLMVAASTPMVMIVGQDGILLYNTGYAEFAGKRHPQIFGMKCLEAWPEIADFNRSNMERGLRRESWTLRNQELVLNRHGELESAWMDLHYSPIMGDDGQSMGTLCVVHETTDRVLAEQALARSEERMSLAISGSDLVGTWDWDVLRNLVTADDQFAALYNLDSLRVGLGVPLDDFLAAIHPDDVDRVAEEISAAVRDIKPFKSEYRLVAPDGRLTWVVASGRPRANSEGQVYRFPGVAIDVTQQHSVQEALFKSELQFRTLADTMPQMVWSTLPDGYHDYYNARWYEFTGMPVGSTDGEGWNGVFHPEDQEAAWVAWRHSLATGEPYQIEYRLRHHSGQYRWTLGRALPIRDQNDQIVRWIGTCTDIHESRLAAEERELVAQELSHRIKNIFAVLTGIIGLSARNNPEAKPFAEQLRQRIYALGEAHDFVRPHSYASRSQAGQGMLSEFIARLMRAYNDGDGYEDRVRFRGDDVVIDDAAATPLALLFHELATNAAKYGALSTPDGHVEVTGEHRDDGYRVVWREAGGPAVAEPSALNGFGTRLVGMSVEGQMRGTVARKWAPEGLEVDILLPPGALARSSRLQSRQDPEAAAPDAG; from the coding sequence ATGCCTAGAACCCTGTTTCCTCATGCTGCCCCCGAGACGCGCGAGCTTCTCGAACAAGACCCGACGCTCAAGCTTTTCAACGCGTTTGACTGGTCGTCCAATCCATTGGGTCCCATCCCGGACTGGCCCGAAAGCCTCAAGGGCGCGGTGCGACTGATGGTGGCTGCGTCCACACCCATGGTGATGATCGTCGGGCAGGACGGGATCCTGCTCTACAACACTGGCTATGCCGAGTTCGCCGGTAAGCGGCATCCCCAGATTTTCGGCATGAAGTGCCTGGAGGCCTGGCCAGAAATTGCCGATTTCAACCGCAGCAACATGGAACGGGGATTGCGGCGGGAGTCTTGGACCCTGCGCAACCAGGAACTGGTGCTGAACCGTCACGGCGAGCTGGAATCGGCCTGGATGGACCTGCATTACAGCCCGATCATGGGCGATGACGGTCAATCCATGGGCACGCTCTGCGTCGTCCACGAAACGACTGACCGTGTGCTGGCCGAGCAGGCGCTGGCCCGCAGCGAAGAGCGTATGTCGCTGGCTATCAGCGGCAGCGATCTCGTGGGCACCTGGGACTGGGATGTGTTGCGCAACCTGGTGACGGCGGACGATCAGTTCGCTGCGCTCTACAACCTCGACTCTCTGCGGGTCGGGCTTGGGGTGCCGCTGGACGATTTCCTGGCCGCCATTCACCCCGACGATGTTGACCGCGTTGCCGAGGAAATCTCTGCGGCGGTGCGCGACATCAAGCCGTTCAAATCCGAATATCGCCTGGTAGCTCCAGACGGACGGCTCACCTGGGTCGTGGCTTCCGGCCGGCCGCGCGCTAACAGCGAGGGGCAGGTGTATCGCTTCCCTGGCGTTGCGATCGATGTCACCCAGCAGCACTCCGTCCAGGAGGCGCTGTTCAAGAGCGAACTGCAGTTCCGGACGCTGGCCGATACCATGCCGCAAATGGTCTGGTCGACGCTGCCGGACGGTTACCACGATTACTACAACGCCCGCTGGTACGAATTCACCGGGATGCCGGTTGGATCGACCGACGGCGAGGGTTGGAACGGGGTCTTCCATCCCGAAGACCAGGAGGCCGCCTGGGTGGCCTGGCGCCATTCACTGGCGACGGGAGAGCCATACCAGATCGAATATCGGCTCAGGCATCATTCCGGCCAGTACCGCTGGACGCTTGGCCGCGCGCTGCCGATCCGCGATCAGAACGACCAGATCGTGCGCTGGATCGGTACTTGTACCGATATCCACGAATCCCGTCTCGCTGCGGAGGAACGGGAACTGGTGGCCCAGGAGCTGAGCCACCGTATCAAGAACATTTTCGCGGTCCTCACGGGGATCATCGGGCTCTCGGCTCGCAACAATCCCGAAGCCAAGCCTTTCGCGGAGCAGCTGCGCCAGCGCATCTACGCGCTTGGCGAAGCGCACGACTTCGTCCGCCCACACAGCTACGCCTCGCGCAGCCAGGCGGGGCAGGGCATGCTGTCCGAATTCATCGCGCGCTTGATGCGCGCCTATAATGACGGCGACGGCTACGAAGACCGCGTGCGGTTCCGCGGCGATGACGTCGTCATCGACGATGCCGCGGCGACTCCGCTGGCCTTGCTGTTCCACGAGCTTGCCACCAACGCCGCCAAGTACGGTGCTCTCTCCACCCCTGACGGCCATGTCGAAGTGACCGGCGAACATCGGGACGACGGATACAGGGTGGTATGGCGCGAGGCTGGTGGGCCTGCAGTGGCCGAGCCTTCTGCACTCAACGGATTTGGCACACGGCTTGTGGGGATGTCCGTCGAAGGACAGATGCGTGGGACTGTCGCGCGTAAATGGGCGCCCGAGGGCCTTGAGGTCGATATCCTTCTGCCTCCCGGTGCGCTCGCGCGATCATCGCGTCTTCAGTCGCGTCAGGACCCAGAGGCAGCTGCGCCGGACGCTGGCTGA
- a CDS encoding c-type cytochrome, which yields MHIRKASSVAIAGLLLAGVVGVFAQDAFTPPATPEEAIAMREAVMKENGGLLRGAANLTGDEAVAAAQTLLDNYTHMPELFPEGSEGGDALPAIWQNWEAFTAIIETGRAGAESALTAAQAGDTAGYAAGLQTVMGTCGQCHQQFRS from the coding sequence ATGCACATTCGCAAGGCCTCATCGGTCGCCATCGCAGGTCTGCTGCTTGCGGGCGTTGTCGGCGTTTTCGCCCAGGATGCCTTCACGCCTCCGGCCACGCCGGAAGAAGCCATTGCCATGCGCGAGGCGGTTATGAAGGAAAATGGTGGCCTGCTGCGCGGCGCCGCCAACCTGACCGGCGACGAGGCCGTTGCCGCGGCCCAGACCCTGCTCGACAACTACACCCACATGCCCGAACTGTTCCCCGAAGGCTCGGAAGGCGGTGACGCCCTCCCGGCCATCTGGCAGAACTGGGAAGCCTTCACCGCCATCATCGAAACCGGTCGCGCCGGTGCCGAGTCCGCGTTGACCGCAGCCCAGGCCGGAGACACAGCGGGCTATGCCGCCGGCCTCCAGACCGTCATGGGCACCTGCGGGCAGTGCCACCAGCAGTTCCGTTCTTAA